In Nocardia asteroides, the following proteins share a genomic window:
- the argC gene encoding N-acetyl-gamma-glutamyl-phosphate reductase: MVDSSGGPALRVAVAGASGYAGGEVLRLLLAHPEYRSGRLEIGALTAGSNAGTALGALQPHLLPLADRVLQETTPEVLAGHDIVFLGLPHGQSGAIAQALPESTVVIDCGADFRLTDPAAWEKYYGSAHAGSWPYGLPELPGGRAALTGARRIAVPGCYPTVSSVALAPAVAAGIIEPTVNVVAVSGTSGAGRKLDVGLLGSEVMGSVRAYSIAGAHRHTPEIAQNLKAVGGVDVAVSFTPVLAPMPRGILATCTAPVKVDAAEARAVYEKAYGDEPFIHLLPEGVLPQTGSVLGSNAITLQVAVDSDAGLLVVIGAIDNLTKGTAGAAVQSMNLAVGFDETAGLSTVGVAP; the protein is encoded by the coding sequence ATGGTTGATTCGTCGGGAGGACCCGCGTTGCGGGTGGCGGTTGCCGGTGCGAGTGGTTACGCCGGTGGCGAAGTGTTGCGTCTGCTGCTGGCCCACCCCGAATACCGATCCGGGCGCCTCGAGATCGGGGCGCTGACCGCGGGATCCAACGCAGGCACCGCCCTGGGCGCGCTGCAGCCGCATCTGCTGCCGCTGGCCGACCGGGTCCTGCAGGAGACCACCCCCGAGGTCCTGGCCGGGCACGACATCGTGTTCCTCGGCCTGCCGCACGGCCAGTCCGGCGCCATCGCCCAGGCCCTGCCCGAGTCCACGGTCGTCATCGACTGCGGCGCCGACTTCCGGCTCACCGATCCCGCCGCCTGGGAGAAGTACTACGGCAGCGCGCACGCGGGCAGCTGGCCCTACGGCCTGCCCGAGCTGCCCGGTGGCCGGGCCGCGCTCACCGGCGCGCGGCGGATCGCCGTGCCCGGCTGCTACCCGACCGTGTCCAGCGTGGCGCTCGCGCCCGCCGTCGCCGCGGGCATCATCGAGCCGACCGTCAACGTCGTCGCCGTGAGCGGCACCTCGGGCGCGGGCCGCAAGCTCGATGTCGGCCTGCTCGGGTCCGAGGTGATGGGCAGTGTGCGCGCCTACAGCATCGCCGGCGCGCACCGGCACACCCCCGAGATCGCGCAGAACCTGAAGGCCGTCGGCGGGGTCGACGTGGCGGTGTCGTTCACCCCCGTGCTGGCGCCGATGCCGCGCGGCATCCTGGCCACCTGCACCGCCCCGGTGAAGGTGGACGCCGCCGAGGCGCGGGCCGTCTACGAGAAGGCCTACGGCGACGAGCCTTTCATACATCTGCTGCCCGAAGGCGTACTGCCGCAGACCGGTTCGGTCCTCGGCTCCAACGCCATCACCCTGCAGGTCGCCGTCGACAGCGACGCGGGCCTGCTCGTGGTGATCGGCGCGATCGACAACCTGACCAAGGGCACCGCGGGCGCCGCGGTGCAATCGATGAACCTGGCCGTCGGATTCGACGAGACCGCAGGACTTTCCACCGTAGGAGTGGCACCGTGA
- the argJ gene encoding bifunctional glutamate N-acetyltransferase/amino-acid acetyltransferase ArgJ: MTTPDPHATDHGNLIHTQGVTAPLGFRAAGIAAGIKASGKPDLALVLNEGPEYAAAGVFTSNQVKAAPVLWSQQVLKSGRVRAVILNSGGANACTGPGGFQDTHKTAEELAAALSNWGTETGAGEIAVCSTGLIGDRLPMDKLIPAVTEIVHEMGGGMSGGSDAAHAIMTTDTVPKESAFHHEDKWNVGGMAKGAGMLAPSLATMLVVLTTDAVATPEQLDRALRKATKYTFDRLDVDGSCSTNDTVLLLANGASGVAPSQDDLDAAVFTVCDDLAAQLMADAEGVTKRVTVTVTGAASEDEALIAARAVARDSLVKTALFGSDPNWGRVLAAVGIAPITLNPDRIAVSFNGNPVCVDSVGAPGAREVDLSGADIAVLIELHVGEGTAMVRTTDLSHAYVEENSAYSS; the protein is encoded by the coding sequence GTGACGACCCCTGATCCGCATGCGACGGACCACGGCAACCTGATCCACACCCAGGGCGTCACCGCCCCGCTCGGCTTCCGCGCCGCCGGTATCGCGGCGGGCATCAAGGCCAGCGGCAAGCCCGACCTGGCGCTGGTCCTCAACGAGGGCCCCGAATACGCGGCCGCCGGGGTGTTCACCAGCAACCAGGTCAAGGCCGCGCCGGTGCTGTGGTCGCAGCAGGTGCTGAAGTCGGGTCGCGTGCGCGCGGTCATCCTGAACTCGGGCGGCGCGAATGCCTGCACCGGCCCCGGCGGCTTCCAGGACACCCACAAGACCGCCGAGGAACTCGCCGCGGCACTGAGCAATTGGGGCACCGAGACCGGCGCGGGCGAGATCGCGGTCTGTTCCACCGGCCTCATCGGCGACCGGCTGCCGATGGACAAGCTGATCCCCGCCGTCACCGAGATCGTGCACGAGATGGGCGGCGGCATGTCCGGCGGCTCCGACGCCGCCCACGCCATCATGACCACCGACACCGTGCCGAAGGAATCGGCCTTCCACCACGAGGACAAGTGGAACGTCGGCGGCATGGCCAAGGGCGCGGGCATGCTCGCCCCCTCGCTGGCCACCATGCTCGTCGTGCTCACCACCGACGCCGTGGCCACCCCCGAGCAGCTCGACCGGGCGCTGCGCAAGGCCACCAAGTACACCTTCGACCGGCTCGACGTCGACGGCTCCTGCTCCACCAACGACACGGTGCTGCTGCTGGCCAACGGCGCCAGCGGCGTCGCCCCCTCGCAGGACGACCTGGACGCCGCGGTCTTCACCGTGTGCGACGACCTGGCTGCCCAGCTGATGGCCGACGCCGAGGGCGTCACCAAGCGGGTCACCGTCACCGTCACCGGCGCCGCCTCCGAGGACGAGGCGCTGATCGCCGCCCGCGCCGTGGCCCGCGACAGCCTGGTCAAGACCGCGCTGTTCGGTTCCGACCCGAACTGGGGCCGGGTACTGGCCGCCGTCGGTATCGCCCCGATCACGCTGAACCCCGACCGGATCGCGGTGTCGTTCAACGGCAATCCGGTCTGTGTCGACAGTGTCGGCGCGCCCGGCGCCCGCGAGGTCGACCTGTCCGGCGCCGATATCGCGGTGCTGATCGAACTGCACGTGGGCGAGGGCACCGCGATGGTGCGCACCACCGACCTCTCGCACGCCTACGTCGAAGAGAACTCGGCGTACAGCTCATGA
- the argB gene encoding acetylglutamate kinase, with protein sequence MSGDVVQDLSALDKAHVLAGALPWLQKFRDKVVVVKYGGNAMIDDGLKAAFAADMAFLRTVGVHPVVVHGGGPQINAMLKKLGMAGEFRGGFRVTTPEVMDVVRMVLFGQVGRELVGLINAHGPYAVGISGEDAHLFTATRRTVTVDGVATDIGLVGDVTEVNPGAVLDLIDAGRIPVVSTIAPDADGVVHNINADTAAAALAEGIGAEKLVVLTDVEGLYTNWPDRSSLTSEIDATALAELLPRLDAGMVPKMEACLRAVRGGVPSAHVIDGRVPHSVLLELFTGEGIGTMVTA encoded by the coding sequence ATGAGCGGCGATGTGGTGCAGGACCTTTCGGCGCTGGACAAGGCGCACGTGCTGGCCGGCGCGCTGCCGTGGCTGCAGAAGTTCCGGGACAAGGTCGTCGTGGTGAAGTACGGCGGCAACGCCATGATCGACGACGGACTCAAGGCCGCTTTCGCCGCCGACATGGCGTTCCTGCGCACCGTCGGCGTGCACCCGGTGGTCGTGCACGGCGGAGGCCCGCAGATCAACGCCATGCTGAAGAAACTCGGCATGGCAGGCGAGTTCCGCGGCGGCTTCCGGGTCACCACGCCCGAGGTGATGGACGTGGTGCGGATGGTGCTGTTCGGCCAGGTCGGCCGCGAGCTCGTCGGGCTGATCAACGCGCACGGCCCCTACGCGGTCGGTATCTCCGGTGAGGACGCGCACCTGTTCACCGCGACCCGGCGCACCGTCACCGTGGACGGCGTCGCCACCGACATCGGCCTGGTCGGCGACGTCACCGAGGTGAACCCGGGCGCCGTGCTGGACCTGATCGACGCGGGCCGCATCCCGGTGGTCTCGACCATCGCCCCCGATGCCGACGGCGTCGTCCACAACATCAACGCCGACACCGCCGCCGCGGCGCTGGCGGAGGGGATCGGCGCGGAGAAGCTCGTCGTCCTCACCGACGTCGAGGGCCTCTACACCAACTGGCCGGACCGCTCCTCGCTGACCAGCGAGATCGACGCGACGGCGCTGGCGGAGTTGCTGCCACGCCTGGATGCGGGCATGGTGCCGAAGATGGAAGCGTGCCTGCGGGCGGTGCGGGGTGGGGTCCCCAGCGCCCACGTGATCGACGGCAGGGTGCCGCATTCGGTACTCCTGGAGTTGTTCACCGGAGAAGGAATCGGAACGATGGTGACCGCATGA
- a CDS encoding acetylornithine transaminase, with the protein MSEVEKLQQRWSAAMMNNYGTPKVALARGAGAVLYDADGKRYIDFLGGIAVNSLGHAHPAILEAVTQQLGTLGHVSNLYASEPVIELAEKLLAHFGDGEGKAFFCNSGTEANEAAFKMARLTGRTKIVAAEEAFHGRTMGALALTGQPAKRAPFEPMPPGVVHVPYGDAAALEAVVDTDTAAVFLEPMMGESGVVVPPFDYLARAREITSRAGALLILDEVQTGIGRTGTFFAHQAAGIVPDAITLAKGLGGGLPIGAVLAQGRAAELLTPGLHGTTFGGNPVCAAAALAVLRTIDAEDLLSHVEWVGKKLSDGIALLEHPEIDHVRGAGLLIGIVLKNDISAQVDARAREAGYLVNPAKPDVIRLAPPLVLTETQADNFVADLPEILDKAAADAKGASK; encoded by the coding sequence ATGAGTGAAGTAGAGAAGCTGCAGCAGCGGTGGTCGGCCGCGATGATGAACAACTACGGCACCCCCAAGGTCGCGCTGGCGCGCGGCGCGGGCGCGGTGCTCTACGACGCCGACGGCAAGCGCTACATCGACTTCCTCGGCGGCATCGCGGTGAACAGCCTGGGCCACGCCCATCCCGCGATCCTGGAGGCGGTCACCCAGCAGCTGGGCACCCTCGGCCACGTGTCGAACCTGTACGCCAGCGAACCGGTGATCGAGCTGGCCGAGAAGCTGCTCGCGCACTTCGGCGACGGCGAGGGCAAGGCGTTCTTCTGCAACTCCGGCACCGAGGCCAACGAGGCCGCGTTCAAGATGGCCCGGCTCACCGGCCGCACCAAGATCGTCGCGGCCGAGGAGGCCTTCCACGGCCGGACCATGGGCGCGCTCGCGCTCACCGGTCAGCCGGCCAAGCGGGCGCCGTTCGAGCCGATGCCGCCCGGCGTCGTGCACGTGCCCTACGGTGACGCCGCCGCGCTGGAAGCCGTCGTCGACACCGACACCGCCGCGGTGTTCCTGGAACCGATGATGGGGGAGAGCGGTGTGGTCGTCCCGCCGTTCGACTACCTGGCCCGGGCGCGCGAGATCACCTCGCGGGCGGGCGCGCTGCTCATCCTCGACGAGGTGCAGACCGGAATCGGCCGCACCGGAACGTTTTTCGCGCACCAGGCGGCGGGCATCGTGCCCGACGCGATCACCCTGGCCAAGGGCCTGGGCGGTGGCCTGCCGATCGGCGCCGTGCTGGCGCAGGGCCGGGCCGCGGAACTGCTCACCCCCGGCCTGCACGGCACCACCTTCGGCGGCAACCCCGTCTGCGCCGCGGCGGCGCTGGCGGTGCTGCGCACGATCGACGCCGAAGATCTGCTCTCCCACGTGGAGTGGGTCGGCAAGAAGCTCAGCGACGGCATCGCGCTGCTCGAGCATCCCGAGATCGATCATGTGCGGGGCGCGGGTCTGCTCATCGGCATCGTGCTCAAGAACGACATCTCCGCGCAGGTGGACGCGCGGGCGCGTGAGGCCGGGTATCTCGTGAATCCCGCCAAGCCCGATGTGATCCGGTTGGCGCCGCCGCTGGTGCTCACCGAAACCCAGGCCGACAATTTCGTCGCCGACCTGCCCGAGATCCTCGACAAGGCCGCCGCCGATGCGAAGGGAGCCAGCAAGTGA
- the argF gene encoding ornithine carbamoyltransferase — protein MTLRHFLRDDDVTQAEQAEILAIAAELKKDPFAHRPLDGPRGVGVIFEKNSTRTRFSFELGIAQLGGHAVVVDGRDTQLGREETLGDTGSVLSRYVDAIVWRTFEQSRLDEMSTTATVPVVNALSNEFHPCQVLADLQTISERKGSLTGLNLTYFGDGANNMAHSLLLGGVTAGINVTVAAPAGFEPLPWILEAAAKRAAETGATVRVTNDPVAGAQGADVLVTDTWTSMGQENDGLDRVGPFRPFQVNEELLAAADPDVIVMHCLPAHRGEEITDEVLDGPHSVVWDEAENRLHAQKALLVWLLAKAAA, from the coding sequence GTGACCCTGCGCCACTTCCTGCGCGACGACGACGTGACCCAGGCCGAGCAGGCCGAAATCCTCGCCATCGCCGCGGAATTGAAGAAGGACCCGTTCGCGCACCGGCCGCTGGACGGCCCGCGCGGCGTCGGGGTGATCTTCGAGAAGAACTCCACCCGCACCCGGTTCTCCTTCGAGCTCGGCATCGCCCAGCTCGGTGGGCACGCCGTCGTCGTCGACGGCCGCGACACCCAGCTGGGTCGCGAGGAAACCCTCGGCGACACCGGCAGCGTGCTGTCACGCTATGTCGACGCCATCGTGTGGCGGACCTTCGAGCAGTCCCGCCTCGACGAGATGTCGACCACCGCGACCGTGCCGGTGGTGAACGCGCTGTCCAACGAGTTCCATCCGTGCCAGGTGCTCGCCGATCTGCAGACGATCAGCGAGCGCAAGGGTTCGCTCACCGGGCTGAACCTCACCTACTTCGGCGACGGCGCCAACAACATGGCGCACTCGCTGCTGCTGGGCGGGGTCACCGCGGGCATCAACGTCACCGTGGCCGCGCCGGCCGGGTTCGAGCCGCTGCCGTGGATCCTCGAAGCCGCCGCCAAGCGGGCCGCCGAGACCGGCGCGACGGTGCGGGTCACCAACGATCCGGTGGCCGGCGCGCAGGGCGCCGACGTGCTGGTGACCGACACCTGGACCTCGATGGGGCAGGAGAACGACGGTCTCGACCGCGTCGGCCCGTTCCGCCCGTTCCAGGTCAACGAGGAGCTGCTCGCCGCGGCCGATCCGGACGTCATCGTGATGCACTGTCTGCCGGCGCATCGCGGTGAGGAGATCACCGACGAGGTGCTCGACGGCCCGCACAGCGTGGTCTGGGACGAGGCCGAGAACCGCCTGCACGCGCAGAAGGCGCTGCTGGTCTGGCTGCTGGCGAAAGCCGCCGCGTGA
- a CDS encoding arginine repressor, producing MSAPEKGSPAIARTRAGRQSRIVELLTAHAVRSQTELATLLAAEGIETTQATLSRDLDELGAVKLRAADGGAGVYVVPEDGSPVRGVTGGTGRLSKLLGDLLVSTDASGNLAVLRTPPGAAHFLASALDRAALPYIVGTIAGDDTIAVIAREPLTGAELAAKIESLA from the coding sequence ATGAGCGCGCCCGAGAAGGGCTCGCCCGCGATCGCCCGCACCCGCGCCGGCCGTCAGTCCCGCATCGTCGAACTGCTGACCGCGCACGCGGTCCGCAGCCAGACCGAGCTGGCCACCCTGCTCGCCGCCGAGGGCATCGAGACCACCCAGGCCACCCTGTCGCGTGACCTCGACGAGCTCGGCGCGGTGAAGCTGCGCGCCGCCGACGGTGGCGCGGGCGTCTACGTGGTCCCCGAGGACGGCAGCCCCGTGCGCGGCGTCACCGGCGGCACCGGCCGCCTGTCCAAACTCCTCGGCGACCTGCTGGTCTCCACCGACGCCAGCGGCAACCTCGCCGTCCTGCGCACCCCACCCGGCGCCGCCCACTTCCTGGCCAGCGCCCTCGACCGCGCCGCCCTGCCCTACATCGTCGGCACCATCGCCGGCGACGACACCATCGCCGTCATCGCCCGCGAACCCCTCACCGGCGCCGAACTCGCCGCCAAAATCGAGAGTCTGGCCTGA
- a CDS encoding Fic family protein — MTNDPARWPAVRYEQHPWVVRDTYVSRTQLRRHAGPYSAAVLSDIAEQPVALPVGLLAEADEAAQELVRFDAHLSAELGTDCELGPMTSVLLRTESSASSQIENLTVGARQLALAEIGEHTNRNARIVTANVRAMEAALDLGRAVDVDSILAMHRALLGESDPTQAGRWRDQQVWIGGSNLGPHLADFVPPHHDRVPPAIADLIRFIDRTDVPALAHTALAHAQFETIHPFTDGNGRTGRALVHAMLSGRQLTRHITVPISAGLLVNTGSYFDALTRYRSGDPEPIVRQFVDATFYAIGSGRGLVDELRAVRAAYREQTTARADSAAWRLIDRLIAQPVVNSTYVTESFGISGVAAQRAIDRLVESGVLREVSQRARNRVWQADGILTALDDFAAGIRRVRG, encoded by the coding sequence ATGACGAACGATCCGGCCAGGTGGCCCGCCGTTCGATACGAGCAGCACCCGTGGGTGGTGCGCGATACGTATGTGTCGCGGACCCAGCTGCGCAGGCACGCGGGACCCTACTCCGCCGCGGTGCTGTCCGACATCGCCGAGCAACCGGTGGCACTGCCCGTCGGCCTGCTGGCCGAGGCCGACGAGGCCGCGCAGGAGCTGGTGCGATTCGACGCGCACCTGTCCGCCGAACTCGGCACCGACTGTGAACTCGGGCCGATGACGTCCGTGCTGCTGCGCACCGAGAGTTCCGCGTCCTCACAGATCGAGAACCTCACCGTGGGCGCTCGGCAACTCGCCCTGGCGGAGATCGGTGAGCACACCAACAGGAACGCGCGCATCGTCACCGCCAATGTCCGCGCCATGGAAGCGGCTCTCGACCTCGGCCGGGCAGTCGATGTCGATTCGATCCTGGCGATGCACCGCGCACTGCTCGGTGAGTCGGATCCCACCCAGGCCGGACGCTGGCGCGACCAGCAGGTGTGGATCGGCGGGAGCAACCTCGGCCCGCATCTGGCCGATTTCGTTCCACCGCACCATGATCGAGTCCCGCCCGCCATCGCCGATTTGATCCGGTTCATCGACCGCACCGATGTGCCCGCGCTGGCGCACACCGCACTCGCCCACGCGCAATTCGAGACCATTCACCCGTTCACCGACGGTAACGGGCGAACGGGCCGCGCACTCGTCCACGCGATGCTGAGCGGCCGCCAGCTGACCAGGCATATCACCGTGCCGATCTCGGCCGGTCTGCTGGTGAACACCGGCAGCTACTTCGACGCCTTGACCCGGTATCGATCCGGCGATCCCGAACCGATCGTCCGCCAGTTCGTCGACGCGACCTTCTACGCCATCGGCAGCGGCCGCGGGCTCGTCGACGAACTGCGCGCCGTCCGTGCCGCCTATCGCGAACAGACGACCGCGCGCGCGGACTCCGCGGCATGGAGACTGATCGATCGGCTCATCGCGCAGCCCGTGGTGAACAGCACCTATGTCACGGAGTCTTTCGGCATCAGCGGGGTCGCCGCGCAGCGGGCCATCGATCGTCTGGTGGAATCCGGAGTGCTGCGCGAGGTTTCGCAGCGCGCGCGCAATCGTGTGTGGCAGGCGGACGGAATACTCACCGCGCTCGACGATTTCGCGGCGGGAATTCGTCGAGTGCGTGGTTGA
- a CDS encoding TetR/AcrR family transcriptional regulator codes for MRADARRNYERIIECAREAFAEHGTDAPLDDIARRAGVGPGTLYRHFPNRTALMEAVYRANIESLAARAAEHRAALAPLPAFEAWFTDLVAYILEKHGLATTLKAAIDRSSETFAVCSGLLAEAAGSVLGPVQEAGIVRPEVSPRDILRLGHGIGAGCQAAADSAPLLTEIALAGLRVPPRAGA; via the coding sequence ATGCGCGCCGACGCGCGCCGCAACTACGAGCGCATCATCGAATGCGCGCGTGAGGCTTTCGCCGAACACGGCACCGACGCGCCCCTCGACGACATCGCCCGGCGCGCCGGCGTCGGCCCCGGCACCCTGTACCGGCACTTCCCGAACCGCACGGCCCTCATGGAAGCGGTGTATCGCGCCAATATCGAGTCACTGGCCGCCCGCGCCGCCGAACACCGCGCCGCGCTGGCGCCGCTGCCCGCGTTCGAAGCCTGGTTCACCGACCTCGTCGCCTACATCCTCGAGAAGCACGGCCTGGCCACCACGCTCAAGGCCGCGATCGACCGCAGCTCCGAGACGTTCGCCGTGTGCTCGGGACTGCTGGCCGAGGCGGCGGGCAGCGTGCTCGGCCCGGTCCAGGAGGCCGGCATCGTCCGCCCGGAGGTGAGCCCACGCGACATCCTGCGCCTGGGCCACGGCATCGGCGCCGGATGCCAGGCCGCCGCCGACTCGGCTCCCCTGCTCACCGAGATCGCCCTGGCGGGACTGCGCGTGCCACCACGCGCCGGCGCCTGA
- a CDS encoding MFS transporter — protein MTTTLAAKAPVGRARPGIVLFTLLTCQLMIILDVTVMNVALPRIRTDLAFSATGLAWVMNSYTLVFGGLLLLGGRAGDLFGRRTLFVAGTMLFTLASLAGGLAPSAGWLLAARVLQGIGGAMAAPNTLALLTTTFTEPKARIRVLALFSGMSSAGFAIGLIVGGLLTEWVGWRSVLFINVPFGLVIVVLALRWLPEAPRRAARLDLPGAVTATAGVAALVYGFISAASDGWGAPGTDISLAVGAALLVAFVAIELRAPQPLLPLHLFADRNRAAAYANMFLGPAAGMSMFFFLTQYLQDVRGMSALATGFAFLPTAALMFAMIRLIPRLLARFGPKPVTVTGTVAMVTGLVLLTRLSADSGYFPLLFVAMVAMGCGIGLAFSPLNVIIMSTVSPDEAGAAGGALQTMQQTGGALGLAILVTVFGTAARDAGGSPTHALVGGMTAAFGAAACIAALTFVVALTFRSRRATP, from the coding sequence TTGACAACCACACTCGCGGCGAAAGCCCCGGTCGGCCGGGCTCGGCCGGGGATCGTCCTGTTCACCCTGCTGACCTGTCAGCTGATGATCATTCTCGATGTCACGGTGATGAACGTGGCGCTGCCACGGATCCGCACCGACCTGGCGTTCAGTGCCACCGGCCTGGCCTGGGTGATGAATTCCTACACGCTCGTCTTCGGCGGTCTGCTGCTGCTCGGCGGCCGCGCCGGTGATCTGTTCGGCAGGCGCACGCTGTTCGTGGCGGGCACGATGCTGTTCACCCTGGCCTCGCTGGCGGGCGGGCTGGCGCCCTCGGCGGGCTGGCTGCTGGCGGCGCGGGTCCTGCAGGGCATCGGTGGCGCGATGGCGGCGCCCAACACCCTGGCGCTGCTGACCACCACGTTCACCGAACCGAAGGCCCGGATCCGGGTGCTCGCGCTGTTCTCGGGCATGTCCAGTGCCGGATTCGCGATCGGTCTCATCGTCGGCGGACTGCTGACCGAATGGGTCGGCTGGCGGTCGGTGCTGTTCATCAATGTGCCGTTCGGGCTGGTCATCGTGGTGCTGGCGCTGCGCTGGCTGCCCGAGGCGCCACGTCGCGCCGCCCGCCTCGACCTGCCCGGCGCGGTCACCGCGACCGCCGGAGTGGCCGCGCTCGTCTACGGCTTCATCAGCGCGGCCTCGGACGGCTGGGGCGCGCCGGGCACCGACATCTCGCTCGCGGTGGGCGCGGCGCTGCTGGTGGCGTTCGTGGCGATCGAACTCCGTGCGCCGCAACCGCTGCTGCCCCTGCACCTGTTCGCCGACCGCAATCGGGCGGCCGCCTACGCGAACATGTTCCTCGGGCCCGCCGCGGGCATGTCGATGTTCTTCTTCCTCACCCAGTACTTGCAGGATGTGCGCGGGATGAGCGCGCTGGCAACGGGATTCGCGTTCCTGCCGACGGCGGCACTGATGTTCGCGATGATCCGGCTCATTCCCCGGCTGCTGGCCCGGTTCGGGCCGAAACCGGTGACGGTCACCGGCACCGTCGCCATGGTCACCGGACTCGTCCTGCTGACCCGGCTCTCGGCCGACAGCGGGTACTTTCCGCTGCTGTTCGTCGCCATGGTGGCGATGGGCTGCGGTATCGGGCTGGCCTTCTCGCCGCTGAACGTGATCATCATGTCCACGGTGTCGCCGGACGAGGCGGGCGCGGCGGGCGGCGCGTTGCAGACGATGCAGCAGACCGGCGGTGCGCTGGGTCTGGCGATCCTGGTGACGGTCTTCGGCACCGCGGCCAGGGACGCGGGCGGTTCACCCACGCACGCCCTGGTCGGCGGCATGACCGCCGCGTTCGGCGCCGCCGCCTGTATCGCGGCCCTGACCTTCGTCGTCGCCCTGACCTTCCGCAGTCGGCGCGCGACGCCGTGA
- a CDS encoding DUF4184 family protein, which translates to MPITFAHPAAVLPFGRYLPMGALVAGALAPDVGYYLPIPVDVNTHSLTGLLGVDLVLGLALLLGFRFSAGPAAALFPYRVALPVPLVTRPSADAPADGVDRSASRSTGRSAGSSRHRIRLPPRRSAAGSWCGMGAIVVAIWVGAATHLAWDSCTQTAGFVVRHWAALRAPVIGPHRVYNVVGYVSSVLGSLVLAWYVVRHARRESTVRSLFPRRSVLVILCAATALGATIAVDDPVTRTSAYDLVRHTIVGAAQGLGCAWTIYAVLWHVTTAGSRRRAPTAEGQGDDEGQGRDTGGGAERGGHAADQGVRG; encoded by the coding sequence GTGCCGATCACCTTCGCCCATCCCGCCGCGGTGTTGCCGTTCGGGCGGTATCTGCCGATGGGCGCGCTCGTGGCCGGGGCACTCGCGCCCGATGTCGGGTACTACCTGCCGATTCCGGTCGACGTGAACACCCACTCGCTCACCGGGCTGCTCGGCGTGGATCTGGTGCTGGGGCTCGCCCTGCTGCTCGGCTTCCGGTTCTCCGCCGGGCCCGCGGCAGCGCTGTTCCCCTATCGCGTCGCCTTACCCGTGCCACTCGTCACCCGCCCTTCGGCGGACGCGCCGGCCGACGGTGTCGACCGTTCCGCATCCCGCAGCACGGGGCGTTCGGCCGGCTCGAGCCGTCACCGCATCAGGCTTCCCCCGAGGCGCTCGGCCGCAGGATCGTGGTGCGGTATGGGGGCGATCGTGGTCGCGATCTGGGTCGGTGCGGCTACCCATCTCGCGTGGGATTCCTGCACGCAGACAGCCGGTTTCGTCGTGCGGCACTGGGCCGCGTTGCGAGCGCCGGTCATCGGACCGCATCGGGTCTACAACGTTGTGGGCTACGTGTCGTCCGTGCTCGGGTCTCTCGTCCTCGCCTGGTATGTGGTGCGGCACGCCCGGCGGGAATCCACCGTGCGGTCGCTGTTCCCGCGGCGATCGGTGCTGGTGATCCTGTGCGCTGCAACGGCTCTCGGCGCCACCATCGCCGTCGACGACCCCGTCACCCGGACCAGCGCCTACGACCTGGTGCGGCACACGATCGTCGGCGCAGCCCAGGGTCTGGGCTGCGCCTGGACGATCTATGCGGTCCTCTGGCACGTCACTACGGCAGGCTCACGGCGTCGCGCGCCGACTGCGGAAGGTCAGGGCGACGACGAAGGTCAGGGCCGCGATACAGGCGGCGGCGCCGAACGCGGCGGTCATGCCGCCGACCAGGGCGTGCGTGGGTGA